Proteins from a single region of Juglans microcarpa x Juglans regia isolate MS1-56 chromosome 5S, Jm3101_v1.0, whole genome shotgun sequence:
- the LOC121266745 gene encoding uncharacterized protein LOC121266745 — MIGPSKLASSLTAMFAVSLLAILVQLFWVLRRRRRLRRLSIEDGGNSFYSSPKELLHIFCWENQSRIEPNEAPAPTPSPQITTEVDDVFKWHVLYGQSRILFTIKEEEREGLDSENCSSSENGTRTKRAVCTEEVVGVLARSLPVVALKIDVDDATPFSTPCASPPYYTPLPSPTREK; from the coding sequence ATGATCGGTCCGAGCAAGCTCGCCTCGTCTCTCACCGCAATGTTCGCGGTGTCTCTCTTAGCTATACTCGTTCAGCTATTCTGGGTGCTCCGGCGCAGGCGAAGACTCCGGAGACTGAGCATCGAGGATGGTGGAAACTCATTCTACAGCTCCCCAAAAGAGCTCCTCCACATCTTCTGCTGGGAAAACCAGTCCCGCATCGAACCCAACGAAGCTCCTGCCCCCACTCCATCTCCCCAAATAACGACGGAGGTCGATGACGTTTTCAAGTGGCACGTACTGTACGGACAGTCGAGGATTTTGTTTACGATcaaggaggaggagagagaaggTCTGGACTCTGAGAACTGTTCGTCTTCGGAGAACGGAACGAGGACTAAGAGGGCCGTGTGCACGGAAGAGGTTGTTGGGGTACTTGCGAGGTCTTTGCCGGTCGTGGCTCTGAAGATTGACGTAGACGATGCGACGCCGTTCTCTACGCCTTGTGCTTCGCCACCTTACTACACTCCTTTGCCATCTCCTACTCGTGAGAAGTAA
- the LOC121266750 gene encoding LOW QUALITY PROTEIN: NDR1/HIN1-like protein 10 (The sequence of the model RefSeq protein was modified relative to this genomic sequence to represent the inferred CDS: inserted 1 base in 1 codon), protein MAEKQPHLNGAYYGPAVPPXNRYYHRHGSSRGCGCCGCLFSLLFKLIVSVAIVVGLAVLIFWLIFRPNRVKFHVTDASLTQFNFTTNNTTLHYNLSLDINVRNPNKKIGIYYDRIEARAYFEDQRFSTVTLPPFYQGHKNTTVLSPVFKGQQVVLLGAEELSELNSDKSLGVFDVDVKLYLRIRFKLGKVKSWRMKPKIKCDLKVPLSSNGKVAVGFQTTKCDIDF, encoded by the exons ATGGCAGAGAAACAACCTCACTTGAACGGAGCATACTACGGCCCTGCAGTTCCAC CTAATCGATACTATCACCGCCACGGAAGCAGCCGTGGTTGCGGCTGCTGCGGCTGCCTTTTCAGTTTGCTTTTCAAGCTCATTGTCAGCGTCGCTATCGTTGTAGGCCTTGCGGTCCTCATCTTCTGGCTCATCTTCCGCCCCAACAGGGTCAAGTTTCATGTCACCGACGCCTCGCTTACCCAGTTCAACTTCACCACCAACAACACCACCCTCCACTACAACCTTTCCCTCGACATCAACGTTAGAAACCCCAACAAAAAGATCGGTATATACTACGATCGCATCGAAGCCAGGGCCTATTTCGAGGATCAGAGGTTTAGTACGGTGACGCTTCCCCCGTTTTACCAAGGACATAAGAATACGACCGTTTTGAGTCCGGTGTTTAAAGGGCAGCAAGTTGTTTTGCTGGGAGCAGAGGAGCTTTCCGAGCTTAATTCAGATAAGAGCCTTGGGGTTTTTGACGTTGATGTTAAGCTCTATCTCCGGATTAGGTTTAAGTTGGGTAAGGTCAAGTCTTGGCGGATGAAGCCCAAGATCAAGTGCGACTTGAAGGTTCCTTTGAGTTCTAATGGAAAAGTAGCGGTTGGCTTTCAGACTACCAAGTGCGACATTGATTTCTGA
- the LOC121266903 gene encoding NDR1/HIN1-like protein 3 has protein sequence MAEKQAHDLNGAYYGPSVPPPPVRQSYHRPGRGSGCGCCGCFFRFLLSVVISVVVTLGLAILIFWLIFRPNNIKFHVTDASLTQFNFTADNTLQYNLELNITVRNPNKKIGVYYELISVRAHYEDQRFDSVNLTPFYQGHKNTSVLSPVFVGQQLVLLGADELSKLNVEKNAGVYSFDVKLYLRIKFKVGKIKTWRFKPKVKCDLNVPLSSNGTSASGFETTKCDIDF, from the coding sequence ATGGCAGAGAAACAAGCCCATGACTTGAATGGGGCCTACTACGGTCCCTCAGTTCCACCACCACCAGTACGCCAATCCTACCACCGCCCTGGCCGTGGCAGCGGGTGTGGCTGCTGTGGCTGTTTTTTCAGATTCCTTTTGAGTGTCGTAATCTCCGTGGTTGTCACCCTTGGCCTTGCTATCCTCATCTTTTGGCTCATCTTCCGTCCCAACAACATCAAGTTTCACGTCACGGACGCCTCACTCACCCAGTTCAATTTCACCGCCGACAATACCCTCCAGTACAACCTTGAGCTCAACATCACCGTCAGAAATCCCAATAAGAAGATTGGAGTCTACTATGAGCTCATCTCGGTCAGGGCTCACTATGAGGACCAGCGTTTCGATTCGGTGAATTTGACGCCGTTTTACCAAGGGCATAAGAATACTAGTGTTTTGAGCCCAGTGTTTGTAGGGCAGCAATTGGTTTTGCTTGGTGCTGATGAGCTTTCGAAATTAAATGTTGAGAAGAACGCTGGGGTATACAGCTTTGATGTGAAGCTGTATCTTCGGATTAAATTCAAGGTGGGAAAGATCAAGACTTGGCGGTTCAAGCCCAAGGTTAAGTGCGACCTGAATGTTCCTTTGAGTTCTAATGGGACATCAGCAAGTGGTTTTGAGACTACCAAGTGCGACATCGATTTCTGA
- the LOC121268680 gene encoding NDR1/HIN1-like protein 10: MGAKDGCGCCSCLCGCLFSCLISLVLQILFTVLVIVALAGFIFWLIFRPNEIKFRVTDASLTQFNFTANDNTLHYNLALNVSIRNPNKRIGIYYDRIEANAYFGGQRFDTETVTPFYQGHKNTTVISPVFKGQQLLTLGGSEVFNFDSEKADGVFGITVRLNLRIRPKLSWIKIGHFKPKIKCGLKVPLTSNGKSPTGAFESTKCSLDF; this comes from the coding sequence ATGGGAGCAAAAGATGGGTGCGGATGTTGCAGCTGCCTTTGTGGGTGCCTCTTCAGTTGCCTTATAAGCCTTGTTCTTCAGATCCTTTTCACCGTGCTCGTCATCGTGGCCCTCGCGGGCTTCATCTTCTGGCTCATCTTCCGCCCCAACGAGATCAAGTTCCGCGTCACCGACGCCTCGCTCACACAGTTCAACTTCACGGCCAACGACAACACTCTACACTACAACCTGGCTCTCAACGTCTCAATCAGGAACCCCAACAAGAGGATCGGAATATACTACGACCGCATTGAGGCCAACGCCTACTTCGGAGGCCAGCGCTTCGACACCGAGACCGTGACGCCGTTTTACCAGGGACACAAGAATACGACCGTTATCAGCCCGGTGTTTAAAGGCCAGCAATTGCTTACGCTGGGCGGCAGCGAGGTCTTCAACTTCGATTCGGAGAAGGCAGATGGGGTTTTCGGCATTACCGTGAGGCTAAATCTTCGAATCAGACCCAAGTTGAGTTGGATCAAGATTGGCCACTTCAAGCCTAAGATCAAGTGCGGCTTGAAGGTTCCGCTAACGTCTAACGGGAAATCACCGACGGGCGCGTTTGAGAGTACGAAATGCAGCTTGGATTTTTGA
- the LOC121267895 gene encoding NDR1/HIN1-like protein 1 produces the protein MSAKKDCGHHGPKCRRIFFRKIFAGILIFMFVVLVTVLIVWAILQPRKPRFVLQDATVYAFNVSSPPNSLTSTFQVTLYSRNPNDKIGVYYDKLDVYATYRSQQITLRSQIPSTYQGHKDVNVWSPFIYGNAVPVAPYNALALSQDKANGAVIIMIKIDGRVRWKVGTFISGRYHFYVRCPASINFGSAGTSGIALENSGGVKYQLVQSCSVSV, from the coding sequence ATGTCGGCCAAGAAGGACTGCGGCCACCACGGGCCCAAATGCCGACGCATTTTCTTTCGGAAAATCTTCGCTGGTATCCTCATCTTCATGTTCGTCGTCCTGGTGACGGTGCTCATCGTCTGGGCCATCCTCCAGCCCAGGAAGCCCAGGTTCGTCCTCCAGGACGCCACCGTCTACGCCTTCAACGTCTCCTCCCCACCGAACTCCCTCACCTCCACCTTCCAAGTCACCCTCTACTCCCGCAACCCAAATGACAAGATCGGCGTATACTACGACAAGCTGGACGTCTACGCCACCTACCGCAGCCAGCAGATCACCCTCCGTAGCCAAATCCCTTCCACTTACCAGGGCCACAAGGACGTCAACGTCTGGTCCCCTTTCATCTACGGCAACGCTGTGCCAGTGGCTCCGTACAACGCCCTCGCGCTAAGCCAGGACAAGGCCAATGGTGCTGTGATAATCATGATCAAGATCGACGGACGGGTCAGATGGAAAGTCGGGACCTTCATCTCGGGTCGGTACCATTTCTACGTGAGGTGTCCTGCCTCTATAAATTTTGGATCGGCCGGGACCAGCGGTATTGCCCTCGAAAATAGCGGCGGCGTTAAGTACCAGTTAGTGCAGAGTTGCAGCGTTAGCGTATGA
- the LOC121267919 gene encoding uncharacterized protein LOC121267919 has protein sequence MASTPEDHPKQDPGQFSEENQDKPPAASSDKPPQSTKYPPAMGYPYLNIHGQPGYLPQPGYPPIANNAAYPYDLQPPPAECYRTQLDCTSNSCTGFFRGCLAALLVFVFLSFLSNLVSWFLVHPEIPVFFVDKFSVSSFNVSDDVAVTGIWEADITVQNPNHKLKIYSNRIDNYVFYEDEVLTSSSLERRMFLDSKAQDSFHVRLSRNNTHDEDMLPKSIENAMEQEYQDNGWVSFSFRMLAWTTLEYGSWWRSLKTVEVLCDNLKVGFVGATGNVKFRADQPRRCAVYV, from the coding sequence ATGGCTTCTACGCCCGAAGACCACCCCAAGCAAGATCCTGGTCAGTTCTCGGAAGAGAATCAGGACAAACCTCCGGCTGCTTCCAGCGATAAACCCCCACAGTCGACGAAGTATCCACCGGCTATGGGGTACCCATACCTGAACATACATGGGCAACCTGGCTATCTGCCGCAGCCCGGTTACCCTCCAATCGCTAACAATGCTGCCTACCCTTATGATCTACAGCCACCGCCAGCAGAGTGTTACCGCACCCAATTAGACTGTACCTCGAACTCATGCACAGGCTTCTTTCGCGGCTGTTTAGCGGCCTTACTTGTATTTGTCTTCCTTTCGTTCCTGTCCAATCTGGTCAGTTGGTTCTTAGTACATCCAGAAATCCCAGTTTTCTTTGTTGACAAGTTCTCCGTTAGCAGTTTCAACGTCTCCGATGATGTCGCTGTGACGGGCATTTGGGAAGCCGACATTACTGTTCAAAATCCCAACCACAAACTGAAAATTTACTCTAATCGGATTGACAATTACGTGTTTTACGAGGATGAAGTATTAACGTCGTCCTCGCTTGAGCGGCGTATGTTCCTGGATTCAAAGGCACAAGACTCGTTTCACGTGAGGCTATCCAGGAATAACACGCATGATGAAGACATGCTGCCTAAGTCGATAGAAAACGCCATGGAACAGGAGTACCAGGACAACGGCTGGGTGAGCTTTAGTTTTAGGATGCTGGCTTGGACAACCCTCGAATATGGATCATGGTGGAGGAGTCTGAAAACAGTGGAAGTTCTCTGTGATAATCTGAAAGTTGGTTTTGTGGGTGCCACAGGCAATGTAAAGTTTCGTGCAGATCAGCCACGGCGGTGCGCAGTTTATGTGTGA
- the LOC121267826 gene encoding exocyst complex component EXO70A1-like isoform X2 has product MGVQQAMEALSERAASIRESLQKSETITDNMVSILGSFDHRLSALETAMRPTQIRTHSIRRAHENIDKTLKAAEVILGKFDLTRKAEAKILRGPHEDLESYLEAINQLRSIVRFFSSNKSFKSSGGILNQTNTLLAKAISKLEDEFRQLLTNYSKPVEPDRLFDCLPNSLRPSSEPGHQGDASSKSHAEHQKCLETAVYKTPTLIPPRVLPLLHDLAQQMVQAANQQQLFRTYRDTRAPVLEQSLRKLGVERLTKDDVQKMQWEALEAKIGNWIHYMRIAVKLLFTGEKKVCDQIFDGMDSLRDQCFADVTANSVSVLLSFGEAIAKSKRSPEKLFVLLDMYEIMRELQPEIGTLFGSNHCIETRESALSLTKRLAQTAQETFGDFEEAVEKDATKTAVLDGTVHPLTSYVINYVKFLFDYQSTLKQLFQEFSDADPEAQLASLTTRIMQALQNNLDGKSKQYKDPALTQLFLMNNIHYIVRSVRRSEAKDLLGDDWVQIQRRIVQQHANQYKRVSWAKGSSPSGGGGPVGGDVGGSGLSRAVVKDRFKTFNTQFEELHQRQSQWTVPDSELRESLRLAVAEVLLPAFRSFLRRYGPMIENGKNPQKYIRFTPEDLERMLGEFFESKTWNEQKR; this is encoded by the exons atgggggTTCAACAGGCAATGGAGGCCCTGAGCGAAAGAGCAGCGTCCATAAGAGAGTCGCTGCAGAAGAGCGAGACCATCACGGACAACATGGTCTCCATTCTCGGCTCCTTCGATCACCGCCTCTCCGCCCTCGAAACCGCAATGCGTCCTACTCAA ATACGAACGCATTCGATACGAAGGGCtcatgaaaatattgacaaGACATTGAAGGCTGCAGAGGTTATATTGGGGAAATTCGACCTCACGCGCAAG GCAGAGGCTAAGATTCTCAGAGGACCACATGAGGACCTTGAAAGCTACCTAGAAGCAATTAATCAGCTGAGAAGCATTGTTCGGTTTTTCAGCAGCaacaaaagttttaaaagtagTGGTGGCATCCTTAACCAAACAAATACCTTGCTTGCAAAAGCCATTTCAAAACTTGAAGACGAGTTCAGACAGCTGTTAACAAATTACag CAAGCCTGTGGAACCTGATCGTCTTTTCGATTGTCTTCCAAACTCTCTGCGGCCATCATCAGAACCCGGACACCAAGGTGATGCCAGCAGTAAGTCTCACGCTGAGCACCAAAAATGCTTAGAAACTGCTGTTTACAAAACTCCAACTCTTATTCCGCCGAGGGTTTTGCCACTTCTGCATGATCTAGCCCAACAAATGGTTCAAGCTGCGAATCAACAACAGCTATTTAGAACTTACAG GGATACTCGGGCTCCTGTTTTGGAACAGAGTCTCAGGAAACTAGGAGTGGAGAGACTTACGAAAGATGATGTGCAGAAAATGCAGTGGGAGGCTTTGGAGGCAAAGATTGGGAACTGGATCCACTACATGAGGATTGCT GTCAAACTGCTCTTCACTGGGGAAAAGAAAGTCTGCGATCAAATATTCGATGGCATGGATTCTCTCAGGGATCAGTGTTTTGCTGATGTCACTGCGAATAGTGTGTCTGTGCTTCTCAGTTTTGGAGAAGCCATTGCCAAAAGCAAGAGATCGCCTGAAAAGTTGTTTGTTCTTTTGGACATGTATGAGATAATGAGAGAACTCCAGCCAGAG ATTGGAACACTTTTCGGAAGTAATCATTGCATTGAAACGCGGGAATCTGCACTGAGTTTGACAAAGCGGCTAGCTCAGACTGCCCAGGAGACCTTCGGTGATTTTGAAGAAGCGGTTGAAAAAGACGCAACAAAAACTGCTGTACTTGATGGAACTGTCCACCCTTTGACCAGCTATGTGATAAATTACGTGAAATTTCTGTTTGA CTACCAATCCACATTGAAGCAGCTTTTTCAGGAGTTCAGTGATGCTGATCCTGAAGCTCAGTTGGCTTCTCTAACGACAAGGATTATGCAGGCTCTCCAGAATAACCTGGATGGGAAATCCAAGCAGTACAAAGATCCTGCATTGACACAATTGTTTCTTATGAACAACATTCACTACATAGTGAGATCGGTTCGGAG GTCAGAGGCAAAGGACTTGTTGGGGGATGACTGGGTGCAGATACAGCGGAGGATTGTTCAGCAGCATGCAAATCAGTATAAAAGGGTTTCTTGGGCAAAG GGATCTAGTCCATCAGGTGGGGGTGGCCCAGTTGGAGGTGATGTAGGTGGCAGTGGCCTTTCCAGAGCAGTGGTGAAGGACAGGTTCAAGACCTTCAATACCCAATTTGAAGAGCTACATCAAAGGCAATCTCAGTGGACAGTTCCCGATAGTGAGCTGCGAGAGTCTCTGAGGCTGGCTGTTGCTGAAGTCCTCTTGCCTGCTTTTAGATCTTTCCTTAGACGTTACGG GCCTATGATAGAGAATGGAAAGAACCCTCAGAAGTACATAAGGTTCACTCCGGAAGATCTTGAACGCATGCTGGGTGAATTTTTTGAGAGTAAGACCTGGAATGAACAAAAGCGATAA
- the LOC121267826 gene encoding exocyst complex component EXO70A1-like isoform X1 — MGVQQAMEALSERAASIRESLQKSETITDNMVSILGSFDHRLSALETAMRPTQIRTHSIRRAHENIDKTLKAAEVILGKFDLTRKAEAKILRGPHEDLESYLEAINQLRSIVRFFSSNKSFKSSGGILNQTNTLLAKAISKLEDEFRQLLTNYSKPVEPDRLFDCLPNSLRPSSEPGHQGDASSKSHAEHQKCLETAVYKTPTLIPPRVLPLLHDLAQQMVQAANQQQLFRTYRDTRAPVLEQSLRKLGVERLTKDDVQKMQWEALEAKIGNWIHYMRIAVKLLFTGEKKVCDQIFDGMDSLRDQCFADVTANSVSVLLSFGEAIAKSKRSPEKLFVLLDMYEIMRELQPEIGTLFGSNHCIETRESALSLTKRLAQTAQETFGDFEEAVEKDATKTAVLDGTVHPLTSYVINYVKFLFDYQSTLKQLFQEFSDADPEAQLASLTTRIMQALQNNLDGKSKQYKDPALTQLFLMNNIHYIVRSVRRSEAKDLLGDDWVQIQRRIVQQHANQYKRVSWAKILQCLTVQGSSPSGGGGPVGGDVGGSGLSRAVVKDRFKTFNTQFEELHQRQSQWTVPDSELRESLRLAVAEVLLPAFRSFLRRYGPMIENGKNPQKYIRFTPEDLERMLGEFFESKTWNEQKR; from the exons atgggggTTCAACAGGCAATGGAGGCCCTGAGCGAAAGAGCAGCGTCCATAAGAGAGTCGCTGCAGAAGAGCGAGACCATCACGGACAACATGGTCTCCATTCTCGGCTCCTTCGATCACCGCCTCTCCGCCCTCGAAACCGCAATGCGTCCTACTCAA ATACGAACGCATTCGATACGAAGGGCtcatgaaaatattgacaaGACATTGAAGGCTGCAGAGGTTATATTGGGGAAATTCGACCTCACGCGCAAG GCAGAGGCTAAGATTCTCAGAGGACCACATGAGGACCTTGAAAGCTACCTAGAAGCAATTAATCAGCTGAGAAGCATTGTTCGGTTTTTCAGCAGCaacaaaagttttaaaagtagTGGTGGCATCCTTAACCAAACAAATACCTTGCTTGCAAAAGCCATTTCAAAACTTGAAGACGAGTTCAGACAGCTGTTAACAAATTACag CAAGCCTGTGGAACCTGATCGTCTTTTCGATTGTCTTCCAAACTCTCTGCGGCCATCATCAGAACCCGGACACCAAGGTGATGCCAGCAGTAAGTCTCACGCTGAGCACCAAAAATGCTTAGAAACTGCTGTTTACAAAACTCCAACTCTTATTCCGCCGAGGGTTTTGCCACTTCTGCATGATCTAGCCCAACAAATGGTTCAAGCTGCGAATCAACAACAGCTATTTAGAACTTACAG GGATACTCGGGCTCCTGTTTTGGAACAGAGTCTCAGGAAACTAGGAGTGGAGAGACTTACGAAAGATGATGTGCAGAAAATGCAGTGGGAGGCTTTGGAGGCAAAGATTGGGAACTGGATCCACTACATGAGGATTGCT GTCAAACTGCTCTTCACTGGGGAAAAGAAAGTCTGCGATCAAATATTCGATGGCATGGATTCTCTCAGGGATCAGTGTTTTGCTGATGTCACTGCGAATAGTGTGTCTGTGCTTCTCAGTTTTGGAGAAGCCATTGCCAAAAGCAAGAGATCGCCTGAAAAGTTGTTTGTTCTTTTGGACATGTATGAGATAATGAGAGAACTCCAGCCAGAG ATTGGAACACTTTTCGGAAGTAATCATTGCATTGAAACGCGGGAATCTGCACTGAGTTTGACAAAGCGGCTAGCTCAGACTGCCCAGGAGACCTTCGGTGATTTTGAAGAAGCGGTTGAAAAAGACGCAACAAAAACTGCTGTACTTGATGGAACTGTCCACCCTTTGACCAGCTATGTGATAAATTACGTGAAATTTCTGTTTGA CTACCAATCCACATTGAAGCAGCTTTTTCAGGAGTTCAGTGATGCTGATCCTGAAGCTCAGTTGGCTTCTCTAACGACAAGGATTATGCAGGCTCTCCAGAATAACCTGGATGGGAAATCCAAGCAGTACAAAGATCCTGCATTGACACAATTGTTTCTTATGAACAACATTCACTACATAGTGAGATCGGTTCGGAG GTCAGAGGCAAAGGACTTGTTGGGGGATGACTGGGTGCAGATACAGCGGAGGATTGTTCAGCAGCATGCAAATCAGTATAAAAGGGTTTCTTGGGCAAAG ATTCTTCAATGTCTCACCGTTCAGGGATCTAGTCCATCAGGTGGGGGTGGCCCAGTTGGAGGTGATGTAGGTGGCAGTGGCCTTTCCAGAGCAGTGGTGAAGGACAGGTTCAAGACCTTCAATACCCAATTTGAAGAGCTACATCAAAGGCAATCTCAGTGGACAGTTCCCGATAGTGAGCTGCGAGAGTCTCTGAGGCTGGCTGTTGCTGAAGTCCTCTTGCCTGCTTTTAGATCTTTCCTTAGACGTTACGG GCCTATGATAGAGAATGGAAAGAACCCTCAGAAGTACATAAGGTTCACTCCGGAAGATCTTGAACGCATGCTGGGTGAATTTTTTGAGAGTAAGACCTGGAATGAACAAAAGCGATAA